The Solibacillus daqui genome has a segment encoding these proteins:
- a CDS encoding Gfo/Idh/MocA family oxidoreductase, with translation MKIGIIGTDSSHAVAFSERLLAKGHQIIAYQGGSTIAFSKTRIDTISAQMQQIGIPFVETLEQMQTQCDAFIITSVDATQHFEQFKQLVSCKKPVFIDKPFAQNSVEAIAIIKLASEQAIPLMSSSALRFADPVQAVKNKCIEAVDISAPLPMLEPNDYFYYGIHALEMICVLKKIPIKDVSVHNHQQQHFITVRFEDDTVSTIRGYLQNRQSFQFVTHTSSLSEMYTIAEGDLHFYDRLIDEMERFFMTKQSPIALAETLQIIRILEKMTQHAK, from the coding sequence ATGAAAATTGGAATCATTGGAACGGATTCGTCTCATGCAGTAGCTTTTTCTGAGCGACTGCTAGCAAAAGGACATCAAATCATTGCGTATCAAGGTGGATCTACCATTGCATTTAGTAAAACAAGGATTGACACGATTTCCGCACAAATGCAGCAAATCGGTATACCTTTTGTAGAAACGCTGGAGCAAATGCAAACACAGTGTGACGCATTCATAATTACTTCTGTTGATGCGACACAGCATTTCGAACAATTCAAGCAGCTTGTTTCATGCAAAAAGCCTGTCTTTATTGATAAGCCATTCGCACAAAATAGCGTAGAGGCGATTGCCATTATAAAACTGGCAAGTGAACAAGCGATTCCATTAATGAGTAGTTCCGCTTTACGCTTTGCAGATCCTGTACAAGCAGTAAAAAATAAATGCATCGAGGCGGTGGATATTAGTGCTCCGCTCCCGATGCTCGAACCAAATGATTATTTTTATTACGGAATTCATGCATTAGAAATGATATGTGTATTAAAGAAAATCCCGATAAAGGATGTTTCGGTACATAATCATCAACAGCAGCATTTCATTACGGTACGATTTGAAGATGATACAGTTTCAACCATTCGCGGCTATTTACAAAATCGTCAAAGCTTTCAATTTGTGACACATACCTCATCATTGAGTGAAATGTACACAATTGCAGAAGGTGATTTGCATTTTTATGATCGACTCATAGATGAAATGGAACGATTTTTCATGACAAAACAAAGCCCGATCGCATTAGCCGAAACACTTCAAATTATTCGTATCCTTGAAAAGATGACACAGCATGCAAAATGA